ttaaatgcagtgacacaaagtgaccacacgaggcagcagcagaccagcagctcctgtgtccctgtgagctaaaatcactggttttctctctggtgtgtgtgcgcgcgtgccacagtgagacaaagacgttgTTGAAGTCAGtttaatgtgttattaatgtaaacgtgtcctcctctctgtccaggGGCTTCACAAAGATCCTGGTTCACATTCGGCGGGTCCTAATGGAGAACCCCCTTTcttctccttgtcctcctcccctcacacctccttctcttcctctggcATTCTGAATCAGGTGGGACATTCCTTCTCCGGGCCCTGCACTGCCTCCTCCTCGGCCTCCTCCTTGTCCCCCACCTCCCCACAGACCACGCCCAACCACCTGTCCTCGCCCCCCCACTCCACGACTACCTCAGGGCTCCACACCAAAGACGCCACGCCTTCAGGGGGCAGCAGCAGTAATGGTGCCGCTGCACCAGGAGTGCTGGAGGCTGCTGCCAGGCAACCCGCAGCGGGGACGCCACTCAGCCCCGGCTCCGCCTCCACGCAAGGATTGACTAATCACGTCCAGGCGCGGGTGGAGGACGACTTGGCGAGCCGGTCTCAGCCCGGCTCTCCTGCCCCCGGCGTGCGAACTCCAGACAATCCTCAGCTCTCCGCCTCGATAAAGGGAAAAGCCAATAATGACGACAACAATAACCACAGTAACCACGGAGATACTTCCTCAGAGAAACTCAACAATGTCCACCCGGGTCTCCACGGCAACGCCAAGCCAACGCCACAGCACTCTGCGGTCTCCGCCTCCTCTGCCGCCACACCCTCTCCGTGCTCTGCAGACGCTCAGGCCAACAACACCAACAGCCTCTCCAGCCTTAACAGTCAGGGGCCCACGCTCAACGGGGAGGGGCTGGGCGACTCCCACAGCCCCAGGAGGGCGGAGCCACCTGGTGGAGCTCACAGACACAGTGCCCCCTCTGGTCTTTCCCCGTGGTCCTCGTTTTCCATCTACCCCAGCTCCAGTGAAGTCCTCAAAGCCTGCAGGTGAGAcgcactgactgtgtgtgtgtgtgtgtgtgtgtgtgtgtgtgtacacgcacacttaaaggtgcagtatgtaACTTGTGTTGTTCTTCGTGAACAGAAACGTTGCGACGTTCTTTGTTTTTccgcgtccttcatctgaaaacaggcaaaactatcagacctgactgagggagtgtttgtgtgtatacagcagcagagccggGGCGGGCGGAGTGTTTTCAGCGTCCGTCTGTCTTcacctgtgtgcagtgcagggaCAACACTGTTCTATTTAAAAAGCTCAGGTGTGAGGTCACGTTAGTCTGGTTTGAGGATCACTTCATGGCTGTTGGttctggtttggtttggtcCAGCTCAGTGAGTCTTGAGAACACAAGTTTAGGTGATTGTGATCATTTTGACTGAAATGGTGATATTAGATATTTTCAAGGACCTGTTTCATTTAGTTTACTTTACATAGTGAAGTTACtatttgttaaagaaaaaaaaggaaacgtttgttgtactttgtttggattttgatCATCACTCTGTTGTTTATGTGTATTGTCCAGACTGAGATGATGAAGATCAGTGTCAGTCACACTGATCTTTCAGCCTGTGGTCATTTCATTCACCCACAAAATCCCATCACTTCCAGTATATCCATGACtatgtgtgtagttgtgttgtTGAGTAGTTGTGACGTTGTGACGTGCACTGACGACATCTGCTGCAGGAATCTGGGGAAGAACGGACTGTCGACCAGCAGCATCCTCCTGGACAAGTGTCCTCCGCCGCGTCCCCCGcgtcctccctctcctccactgccaaAGGACAAACTCAACCCTCCCACGCCCAGTATTTATGTACgtacacactgttacacactcTTTACCTTATTACTTGAATACTTTTTtacctttgttttcctccatttgACCTCATGTTTAAGAAGGTGAACATTCTTTAGAGCAGTGAGGTGAAGGTGAGAAAGCAAACTATCATGACACAAATCACAACACAGACTGTGACTTAGAGCAAACGTGTGTGTAACTGATGATGTCATTCTGAATATGAAGATGTTTGGCTGATGAAATGTAGAAGGAgattgatcagtgttttaatgttttctttgtttaatggagcaaatattcacatttaagaagctgagacatcacacacacttgttttaattattgaaataaaaagtcacaGCGCTAAAATGATTCTGAAAATAGTTGAGGATTAATGTAGTCAGTGATTATTAAAGGAAGAATGGTTGTTTCGTATCCTGTGAAGCGCTCGGAGTTTGATTGCTTTTGTAAATGTGATTGATCTCCTCATGGATTGATGATGTCTGATCTGCAGCTTGAAAACAAGAGGGACGCCTTCTACCCTCCTCTGCATCAGTTCTGCACGAACCCTTCAAACCCGGTCACCGTCATCAGAGGACTCGCCGGCGCCCTCAAGCTCGGtgacaacacttttatttattttcctctcccTCACGTGGCTCTGTGGGCGTGTCTCTGCCatcatggctgtgtgtgtgaatgtgacacgTGTGACAACAGCACCACCTGCCTGTTGATGATGTTACTGCACGTGTTTGTTGTAGAAGAACTGAGCCCAGTGTGACTTTACTTTCATCTGCTGCCTCGGTCATGTGACGGTCTAATTTCAGAGGCTCTTTAATGAGTCgcttatttttttacatattcatatttgtcattttgagggagttaaatgttatattatagtaaagtaaagtaaaacaggCTTCAACCTTACACGCCCTGCTCCCTCTGCTTCAACTCTATATCACAGTTCAACTCTTTTTAACTCTTTTTAACCAgagtctcccacacacactcactgctgcctccatcactaagttcaaatgtctgatttcagtgtatttggcttttaaaatataGTTTGACTCATGAATGAACATGGTTGTCCGTTCCCTTGGTGCAGACTTGGGCCTGTTCTCGACCAAGACGTTGGTGGAGGCTAACCCGGATCACCTGGTGGAGGTGCGGACTCAGTTATCTCAGCCCACTGATGAGAACTGGGACCCCAGCGGCAGCAGGAAGATGTGGCGCTGCGAGAGCAGCCGCTCACACACCACCATCATCAAATACGCCCAGTACCAGGCCTCGTCCTTCCAGGAGTCTCTGCGGGTCAGTGAGCGAGCGCTGACACGCTTTATTAACCCCGAGAACACGGAGCATTCAGGCTGATTTCTTCATCACGGTGTTAAAACGTACACTTTATACAGAGGCTGTAAGAAGACACAGTCTTATATTCttcttttcagcacaacctatagacaCAATGTGTCTGTGACATTTAGAAATGCGGCAcggttcaaagttcactttgtttgtttttatgaacaaaaataaaagaaaaacagtgtcattttgtgacttctacaCAATTATTGCCACTTTATGTCACTCCAATCATAACTTTAactcaacaaacacatgagAAGACCAAATAACCACCTTTTGTAAAGCCTGATTATTTGAGGGTTCATTGATTACTCAGTTAATCATCATTTATTAGTAAGTGTTTTTATTCGTAATTAAAtcaagtttctgtgattttttcgCTTCTTAAATGCcaatattttcatcatcatttccaggttttggaaatattttatttaacattttttgaaCCAAATGACAAAGTAATAGGTTTCTAGTTGTGAGCACATGACGTGCTGTTGTTTTGAAGTGATTTGAATCACAGGCCAGTCTCCTCTcagagcgccctctgctggacacttCTCTGCACTCCAGGCTTatcatttggttttttttgatgTTCTCTGGTGAACGTTCTACCCAgagtttgaatttaaaaagtgtCCTGATGAAAAGTCagagtgttatttttaaatgtgtgacttCTGTGACAGGAGGAGaacgagaagaagaaggagctggAGGCTGAAGCCACTTCCTCTGACGGGTAacttctctttttccttttctgaacTCGCTCTTGAAGACGCGTTGAGGTTTGTCTCGTCTCACTGAACTCCTCCCTCTCATCAGTGTGCTGCGGCGGAGGAAGGCTCCCTTCAAACACCTCAAATTCGGCACAAACATCGACCTCTCTGACGAGAAGAAGTGAGCCAGTGCGCCTGAGACGTGACGTCAcatcctgtttgtgttgttgtttctgagCTGAACTGACTGGTCGTTCACAGgtggaagcagcagctgcaggaactCGCCAAGCTGCCGGCGTTCGCTCGCGTGGTTTCAGCCGGGAACCTGCTGAGTCATGTGGGTCACACCATCCTGGGGATGAACACGGTGCAACTGTACATGAAGGTGCCGGGCAGCAGGActccaggtacacacacacacacacacagagagagagacacacacaaacacacactctctgggTAAACATGACTGTGCTGGTTTGTCTCAGGTCATCAGGAGAACAACAACTTCTGCTCGGTCAACATCAACATCGGTCCAGGAGACTGTGAGTGGTTTGCGGTCCCTGAGCCGTACTGGGGCGTCATCAACGACTTCTGTGAAAAGTGcgtcacagaaacagaaacgaTCACATGACCGACCGTCGGCCGATCCTTGATAAGACGACGCTGATGTTGGGTTTTGCTCCGTCTTCACAGGAACAACATCAACTTCCTGATGGGCTCGTGGTGGCCCAACCTGGAGGATCTGTTCGAGACCAACGTGCCCGTTTACCGCTTCATCCAGAGGCCGGGAGACCTGGTGTGGCTCAACACGGGGGCCATCCACTGGGTCCAGGCCGTCGGCTGGTGCAACAACATCGCCTGGAACGTTGGACCACTCACAGGTGAGGGGAGGAGCTACAACATGACACAGATGATGTAGTGTATGTCAGTTTGAGTGTACGATGTCTTCAGAACACGTTcatgtctttatgtcactgtgagacagactttacaacaggaaacactcactctcccacaccaaagtccagagagaaaaccagtgattttaccatctcacacacacacacacacacacacacacacacacacacacacacacacacaggagttgtctccatcactaagttctaatgtctgattttgtcaatttggcTTTAAAATCCTTCGTTATaatttatctcagtgacacaaagagtgaccacacgaggcagcagaggaccagcagctaaaatcactggttttctctgtggcctttggtgtgagagagtgagtggtttcatAAACATGAGACATCACAGTCACTCTGCTGCACGTCTCTCCTCAGCTCATCAGTACAAACTGGCGGTGGAACGTTACGAGTGGAACAAGCTGCAGAGCGTCAAGTCCATCGTTCCCATGATCCACCTCTCCTGGAACATGGCGAGGAACATCAAAGTGTCCGACCACAAGCTGTTTGAGATGATCAAGTGAGAGGAAACACCTTTTCACTCActgctcacacattcacacacctctcactttctctggactcaccctgtgtgtgatgtgtgtgtgtgatctgtgtgtgtgatctgtgtgtgtgtctgtgtgtgtgtgtgtgtgtgtgtgtgtgtgtgtgtgtgatctgtgtgtgtgtgtgttttgcaggtaTTGTTTGTTGAGGACTCTGAAACAGTGTCAGATGCAGCGGGAACTGCTTCTGTCTGCAGGGAAGAAGCTGGCGTGGCACGGGAGGACACAGAGTGAGCCGGCACATTACTGCAGCATCTGtgaggtgtgtgtctgtgtgtgtgtctgtgtgtgtgtctgtgtgtccaggGTTCCAGCATCTGTGACATCTGTCCATCCTTTAACCTGAAGCATGTGTCACCATCACTGACGTCAATCATGggtctcacactgtgtgtgtgtgtgtgtgtgtgtgtgtgtgtgatgttagaatcactggttttctctctggactttggtgtgggagagtgagtggtttacaaacctcagtgtgtcacagtgagattaAGATGTgttaaacttaaacagaaaGCCCATGGAGAGAATGAGTGATTGAACCTGACATTATTGATCACTACGTTGTAATGTGTTAGTAATATTTCATGTAGACTTAACTCTTGTCTGTAATATTTCAATAGAATCACTCAGGACCAGTTGTTTGCCTctcgtctgtgtctctgctcgtCTTCTAacacctttgacctctgacctttgtccAGGTGGAAGTGTTCGACCTGTTGTTCGTCACCAGCGAGAGCAACAGCAGGAAAACCTACGTGGTGCACTGTCAGGACTGCGCCCGCAGGGGGAGCTCTAACCTGGACAACTTTGTGGTTCTGGAGCAGTACAAGATGGACGAGCTCATGCAGGTTTACGACCAGTTCACCCTCGTAAGTGTCGCAGTGATCCCCGACAAACgccacagtgtcagtgtgtgagcgTCACGTGACCGCCggcgtcttcttcttcttcacttctgtcTCTGCAGGCGAGTCCACTTCCTTCCTCttgatgaaagaagaagaagaagaagaagaagaagaaacgacgacgggaacttttttttttgatcgtCAAACTTTTACGTTGTTTTCCTCCCTCTGGTATTCAGGAAGTGAGTTGCGCTCTGTAGCCATCCCATAAGGCAGCTGTgtgaaagctgtgtgtgtgtctatgcaACCTGTGCTCAGAGCGATGCGCCCCCACCCCCCGCTGGCCTGGAGGGGAACTGCAGCTCCTCCTGTTTCTCCTGCTGGTTCAGCTGGACTTCACCACAGGAGACGACGTCTGTACAGATTTACTTTaactgagagtgagtgagtccacacagagctgctcctcctccaccacctcctgctcctcctgctcctcctccaccacctcctgctcctcctcctcttccgtTACAATCAggaaaaaacagctgtttttcgTCACGTTTCTTTTTTACGATATTTTCctgcgtttgtttttttacgtcGTGACTTTGATTTGTTGACAAACATCAGCGAcgtcagagataaataaataaaaggtttgcacaaagacaaaagagtgAACGTTAATgagtttttgaatgttttcatgtaatttgactttatttataaaaacatatttattcatgaaaTGCTGTCGtttctttggtgtttttttgccaTAAAATTTGAAGGAGCCTTtggatgatttttttaaatcccgACACTTCGTACGTTTTCTATATGAATGTAAAGTGCTGAGTCAGCGTTGTACAGAGGTTTGTTTGAAggatgttttaataaaaactgtctttatttaaatttgtagCTGCGCTTGTCTGATTCTCATTTATATCCAAGTCACATgactttttcatgtttagaTGAAAATCTGCCATGATTGGAAATGCATGggtaaatataatattaattaaacaacagtttatatcaaaaataaatgtgcccAGGAAAAGAAGAACGGTTAAATAAAACGGTGTCCTGTTGGAAAATAAGGCCGATTTCTTTATTGTTCTGTAGACGCTCCATGGTTCTGGTGCAGGAGCAGAACCACACTCAGAACCACAGTCTCCTCACAAACGTCCTCATGTTAAAACGTCGGTGATTGtcgtgtctttgtctcagtcgTCAAATCTGATAACGTCGTTGAAAAGAGGAACTCTGAAAAGTGTCGGTTTGTAAAAGAGgaactgaattattttttattgtgcttCTGTGAATACATGAGTGTCTGTGAGGACATGACACAAAACAGGTTTTTACCAGAATACAATGTCTTTAAGACCACGTTCATGTCTTTaattcactgtgagacaaacttacaacaggaaagtgaagtttgtaaaccgctcactctcccacaccaaaccccagagagaacaccagtgattttagctgctggtctactgctgcctcgtgtggtcactttgtgtcactgaggtcaatctgaatgttgATCTGAAAGTTTTTCAAAAGCCgaagttacaaaataaaacattagaacttagtgatggaggcagcagaggatcaacaactcctgtgtgtgtgtgtgtgtgcgacgttaaaatcactgattttttttctggttttggtggtttataaacttcactTTCCCGTTGTAAAAGTCTAACAGtgattcactctgtcactcGTTCACTCTGTCACCCAGCAGCAGAAATGATGTTTGTGTagattcactcattcattcaaaagATGACTGactgtttcagcttctttcaACTTTTAGATCAATTACATTAAAGTTTTGTCAAAatatacaaagaaaaacattcaaacatgttaaaagttatttttgtgaaatatttgcacaaAAAGGCACTAAACAGTAAGAATGAAATTCTCTTAAAATATAtagattatatttttttaacgtgttaaatatgtgaaatgtattcattttgttttataatttatttgttattatttgctATTTTCATGTCTGTTAAATATGAAGTCAGataaatatgtaattacatTTCTCTATTTGATAAAACTGATTCATAATAATGAGCTACAGTTCCACGTGTGAGCAGCAGGTGTCAGTGACGTCATGACAAAGACTTTTATTCagaggaaacaataaaaacacccAAATGATAGACacaagtttatttaaaaaacagtcacattaatataattaaaggtcatgtttgaatgaatgaatgtgaacataataaaatgttatcTAACCATGAAACATTAATAACTATGATGAAATTTTGATCATGCCTGACATTgttgtttagtatgtcgtccaaaatgtgacaaaaaagttatagtttagtatgtcgtccaaaatgtgacaaaaaactcatagtttagtatgtcgtccaaaatgtgacaaaaatgtcataggttagtatattatccaaaatgcgacaaaaaagtcataatttagtatgtggtccaaaatgtgactaaaacgtcataggttagtatgttatccaaaatgcgacaaaaaagtcataatttagtataatagatccaaatgtgacaaaaatgtcatagtttagtatgtcgtcttaaatgtgacaaaaatgtcatactttagtatgtcgtctaaaatgtgacaaaaatgtcatagtttagtttgtcgtctaaaatgtgaccaaaatgtcatagtttagtatgtcttctaaaatgtgacaaaaaattcatagtttagtccaaaatttgtcaaaaatgtcatagtttagtatgtcgtccaaaatttgtcaaaaatgtcatagtttagtatgtcgtccaatatgtgacaaaaatgtcatagtttaatttaatagatccaaaaagtgacattgtatagtatgtcgtcaaaaatcagtccaaaaagtcatagtttagtatgttgtccaaaatgagacaaaaaagtcatagtatagtatgttgtccaaaatcagtgaaaaaagtcatagtatagtatgtcgtccaaaatgagtcaaaaagtcatagtacaatatgtcgtccaaaatgagacaaaaaagtcatagtatagtatgtcgtccaaaatcagttgaaaaattcatagtttagtatgtcatagtcagtatagtatgtcatcaaaaatctgtccaaaaagtcatagtttagtatgttgtccaaaatctgtgaaaaaagtcactgtatagcatgtcgtccaaaatgactcaaaaaagtcatagtatagtatgtcgtcaaaatgactcaaaaaagtcatagtttagtatgtcgttcaaaatcagtcaaaaaaagtcgCCGGGCGACACACCTACACCGAGGACTACGTCTCTGTGGCTGTGGGCTGCACGTGTGTCCCCAAGCTGCTGGACAAGCCGAGGGATACAAGACACAAGAGCAACCAGAGTCTGGACAGAGTGGAGGTCAAAGTCCGACGACTCAAAGCACCACGGAAGAAAGTGTGAAAGGAAatttaccccagaatgagcttCCATATTTATACCCTGAGCCAGATCAGCTCcacagaggcagccattttggagcATCATGtctttacagtagcccacaattgacaaattattaaaacaaccTTTGAGTTTTGACGCTAACTGAAGACTACAagaacacacttttacacactgtatcttTAATTTACATAGCACATGTACAGAAAAATGGTTTTAATCTCTGGGATTAAGACAGATGACAGATTtctgctgcacaaacaaaatcaaaattaccataatgttttgtttttttctttaatatgacaccataaaataaaaatgaagataaaCTGGTTAAACTGATGCATGCAGGAAATTTGGACAGCATAAAAAAACAGACCTTATTGGGTATTTTTCAAAAATCCACTATTGTTCTTGGTTATATTTAGTCAAATCTGATGTGGACACTAatgaaacatgtgtttttaatgctatTGTGTCCAAAACACCTAAAAATccagcagagagaagaagaaactctgaagaagacaattttgtcaagTGTCCATTTATCCAAAGAACTTTTCTGCTGCACAAGCAAACTCATATGTACCTCCAGAGGGCAGCAGATGTCTCTAcatcaacacaaataaatgacaacatgacaataaaacaactgttttacaCAATAAAAGCCCTGCTTTACTGTCTATGAAGTGATCAATTACTGCCTCCTACTGATGGAAAAAGTAAACACAGCCACAGATGTCAGAATTCTTACAGCATGAGCTTAAAGTTCTGTGAAATTCTGTCCTGATGAACTTGATCTGAATTTCTTGGTGGTCTTCAGTTTCTCCAggtgagtttttaaaaaaaaaacactgactgatTTGGGACCGGTTTGACGATTCATAGAACTTTTTTTTggatattaacttcattatgACTATTGTTACGACCAGGCCTCGGGGAAAACCTTTATCACAACATGAATAATGAGACTCCCTCTTCtcaactcccaagaaaccaccagcaacacgtcaaacaaaccattttaaagggtTATTAAAATCAAGCGCAAAATGTCTGGCTGTGAGTCATTtgaggaagtccactgcagctgggatgttcaGGACTCTTACTCGGATTCCTTCCATGCAGGATCCACCcgagactcactcacacaggtcattcactcaaaacatgcacacctgcaacccatctcacactAGCATGCAGACACTACACACAGGGAGGAAGCAGTCACGACCCTGGGGTCCCAACACCTCCACCTTTAAAAGAACATTTCTCCCCTAAAGAAATGTTCGATACAAACCAAAATGCTTAAgttgcatttttttatgttgtacCTTTAAACAAGCTACAGAATATCCAAGATCTGAACTACATTGAGCAGATTCCACACCATTTGCTACATGAGTGGGTGTTTTTGGATAAACTTATTTCATTCCAACAGTCATAAATCCAGTAAATCAAGTGTCTTTGAATCAGGTTCACGTGTCCTTAGCAGGACAACAGGCGAGTAGGATAGTTGACGAAGCAGCGGAACTCGTTGGACAagtttctgttgtgtttggGCAGAAAGCGGCATTTTGTCACGTCCAGAAGTTCTTTGGCCAAAGTCTCCATCACCTCacctgcaacacaacacaacaaataattaacataaacataaacatctgGTGTAAAACGCTGCAGAAATAACAGCAAATAACTTATTGTTCTTTAAAAAACTTACAaatttgttcctagcggcaAAAGAATTCACCTACAATAATttccaaaaaatacatttcaaagccCTGGGATGGTCAATGATAGGCAGAAATCCCTTTTTTGAtgcattgttatttatttgtagtatcagatttttttttttttttaaacttactaatttgttcctagaggcagaaaatgtcaccttcacaaaaactgctgtaaaaatatatattcatatttctttttccacttcaaatgagtcagtcttttaaaactaattcagcctgaaatatacatatccaatattaatactgtatatatatatatatgtttttttatatgtatgttttttattggaaaaaaactaaaagaaacTACACTAAATTCCATAAAACACATTACCAGGAGaattttataataattgttattaggCCCTGGGATAATGGATCAATGATTAGCAGAAACATTGATCCTGatgcattgttatttttttgcagatttctaaaaaaaaacacacaaaaaaatactaatttgttcctatcagcagaaaatgtcaccttcccaaaaacgcctgtaaaatattatatatttcttaTTGAATAAATTGtgtgtcaaaaaatgttgatcgatTTAAATGCTCTCTTTTCttatatggagaaaaaacacccacaaattattcacatttaagaagctgaaaaaaaaaagctgcttttgtttttgcattataTGAAATTAGACACATTTGTCCACAATATGATATATAATTATGAATAAAGAATGAAATTTGATAAGTTGAATACaattttatgtgtttgtttcccaaaaattcaaaaataatgtaaaaaaaacccaaaccaaaattattttgtaaaatggaAACTAGAAACTAACaaagagaatattcacatttaagaaggtgaatAATCAGAAAACTTTTATCAACTTAATcatccttaaaaaaacactcaaactgctTAATTAATTATCGCGATTAATTTACTTTGTTACttccttaaataaaaacatttttttcacatgtttttatccACAATGTTCTAACATATGCCAGTAGGGGGCGCCCTTCAAGTGGCTTTTTGAGGAAAAAGCAATTTTCATAGAATTATCTTAAAATTATAATCCCGATATTCCATCGTGATGTTgcaataacaacatttgtgaTGCCATTCTTACAGAAATTCAAAATCAAAGTAGTTGcattgatatggaatgatatagagttcacaataaaaacacattgatatatataaaaaattacAGAAACAACTTGATA
Above is a window of Solea senegalensis isolate Sse05_10M linkage group LG2, IFAPA_SoseM_1, whole genome shotgun sequence DNA encoding:
- the kdm6a gene encoding histone demethylase UTY isoform X2 produces the protein MKSCGVSLTTTAAASAAARSRGAAAAAAAAANDEEKMASGKATDIEEDFPKLTAAERERLLGVDSSLFGFHRLQEDGARTKALLLKAVSCYEALILKAEGKVDPDIFCQLGHFNLLLEDYQKALSAYQRYFSLQSDYWKNAAFLYGLAMVYFHYNAYQWAIKAFQEVLYIDPGFCRVKEIHLRLGLMFKVNTDHESSLKHFQLALIDSNLCTLSKAEIQFHIAHLYEIQKKHRAAKEAYERVLQTDDLPAQVKAATLQQLGWMHHTVEQLGDKGTKDSYAIQCLQKSLEADPNSGQSWYFLGRCYSSIGKVQDAFISYRQSIDKSEASADTWCSIGVLYQQQNQPMDALQAYICAVQLDHSHAAAWMDLGTLYESCGQPHDAIKCYVNATRSKACLNTAALTQRIKLLQAQLCNLQPGSLQNKSKMLPSIEEAWSLPIPAELTSRQGGLNTAQTSQVGGLNTAQTPQVGGLNTAQTPQVGGLNTAQTPQVGGLNTAQTPQACKGDGGQTSSNHTEPQASPAKKKRTASPVKSVPDSWTNNNNSSSSQQQQQQQQQQQIPSWYLTPQKLQLLDHLRTNRANLKPPQVQMLEQLEKQFSVMQQQQQQQQLRQQAVTAAAASGQMKPLLPNGAAAVPPHHHHTGLTRSSSSSSPVNHAPAPPNGSCSSSPASGTSLGHQDRKNHSLGVAGGGASNGNNNNVPYPQQNSLPHNCTAASQPSTSTTSSPSHSDETWRSQQPNTTTQGLHKDPGSHSAGPNGEPPFFSLSSSPHTSFSSSGILNQVGHSFSGPCTASSSASSLSPTSPQTTPNHLSSPPHSTTTSGLHTKDATPSGGSSSNGAAAPGVLEAAARQPAAGTPLSPGSASTQGLTNHVQARVEDDLASRSQPGSPAPGVRTPDNPQLSASIKGKANNDDNNNHSNHGDTSSEKLNNVHPGLHGNAKPTPQHSAVSASSAATPSPCSADAQANNTNSLSSLNSQGPTLNGEGLGDSHSPRRAEPPGGAHRHSAPSGLSPWSSFSIYPSSSEVLKACRNLGKNGLSTSSILLDKCPPPRPPRPPSPPLPKDKLNPPTPSIYLENKRDAFYPPLHQFCTNPSNPVTVIRGLAGALKLDLGLFSTKTLVEANPDHLVEVRTQLSQPTDENWDPSGSRKMWRCESSRSHTTIIKYAQYQASSFQESLREENEKKKELEAEATSSDGVLRRRKAPFKHLKFGTNIDLSDEKKWKQQLQELAKLPAFARVVSAGNLLSHVGHTILGMNTVQLYMKVPGSRTPGHQENNNFCSVNINIGPGDCEWFAVPEPYWGVINDFCEKNNINFLMGSWWPNLEDLFETNVPVYRFIQRPGDLVWLNTGAIHWVQAVGWCNNIAWNVGPLTAHQYKLAVERYEWNKLQSVKSIVPMIHLSWNMARNIKVSDHKLFEMIKYCLLRTLKQCQMQRELLLSAGKKLAWHGRTQSEPAHYCSICEVEVFDLLFVTSESNSRKTYVVHCQDCARRGSSNLDNFVVLEQYKMDELMQVYDQFTLASPLPSS
- the kdm6a gene encoding histone demethylase UTY isoform X6, producing MHHTVEQLGDKGTKDSYAIQCLQKSLEADPNSGQSWYFLGRCYSSIGKVQDAFISYRQSIDKSEASADTWCSIGVLYQQQNQPMDALQAYICAVQLDHSHAAAWMDLGTLYESCGQPHDAIKCYVNATRSKACLNTAALTQRIKLLQAQLCNLQPGSLQNKSKMLPSIEEAWSLPIPAELTSRQGGLNTAQTSQVGGLNTAQTPQVGGLNTAQTPQVGGLNTAQTPQVGGLNTAQTPQACKGDGGQTSSNHTEPQASPAKKKRTASPVKSVPDSWTNNNNSSSSQQQQQQQQQQQIPSWYLTPQKLQLLDHLRTNRANLKPPQVQMLEQLEKQFSVMQQQQQQQQLRQQAVTAAAASGQMKPLLPNGAAAVPPHHHHTGLTRSSSSSSPVNHAPAPPNGSCSSSPASGTSLGHQDRKNHSLGVAGGGASNGNNNNVPYPQQNSLPHNCTAASQPSTSTTSSPSHSDETWRSQQPNTTTQGLHKDPGSHSAGPNGEPPFFSLSSSPHTSFSSSGILNQVGHSFSGPCTASSSASSLSPTSPQTTPNHLSSPPHSTTTSGLHTKDATPSGGSSSNGAAAPGVLEAAARQPAAGTPLSPGSASTQGLTNHVQARVEDDLASRSQPGSPAPGVRTPDNPQLSASIKGKANNDDNNNHSNHGDTSSEKLNNVHPGLHGNAKPTPQHSAVSASSAATPSPCSADAQANNTNSLSSLNSQGPTLNGEGLGDSHSPRRAEPPGGAHRHSAPSGLSPWSSFSIYPSSSEVLKACRNLGKNGLSTSSILLDKCPPPRPPRPPSPPLPKDKLNPPTPSIYLENKRDAFYPPLHQFCTNPSNPVTVIRGLAGALKLDLGLFSTKTLVEANPDHLVEVRTQLSQPTDENWDPSGSRKMWRCESSRSHTTIIKYAQYQASSFQESLREENEKKKELEAEATSSDGVLRRRKAPFKHLKFGTNIDLSDEKKWKQQLQELAKLPAFARVVSAGNLLSHVGHTILGMNTVQLYMKVPGSRTPGHQENNNFCSVNINIGPGDCEWFAVPEPYWGVINDFCEKNNINFLMGSWWPNLEDLFETNVPVYRFIQRPGDLVWLNTGAIHWVQAVGWCNNIAWNVGPLTAHQYKLAVERYEWNKLQSVKSIVPMIHLSWNMARNIKVSDHKLFEMIKYCLLRTLKQCQMQRELLLSAGKKLAWHGRTQSEPAHYCSICEVEVFDLLFVTSESNSRKTYVVHCQDCARRGSSNLDNFVVLEQYKMDELMQVYDQFTLVSVAVIPDKRHSVSV